The Kribbella sp. NBC_00662 nucleotide sequence CGTTCTCGGGTTTCGAGAGTTGACCGAGCGCCTCCATTTCGCGGAAGCGGATCGCCTCCGGCACTTCGTCGAGATCGGACGCCCGGAGTTCTGCCTGCATGGCGGTGTCGAGCGCGCCGGGTGACACGGAGATCACCCGGCAGCCCGGGCTCCGGCGCCGCTGCTCCAGCCCGACCGTACGCACCCACTGGTCGATGCCCGCCTTGCCGGCGCAGTAGCTCGCTTCGCCTTCGTGCGGCCGGATCGCCGCGCCCGACGAGATCATGATCAGGTGTTGCTCGCAGTCGCGGCCGGACACCGCGCGCAGGAACGAGTGGCCGAGAACCTGCGCGGAAGCCGAGTTCAGCATGACGTTGCGCGTGTACTGCGCGGTGTCGACATGATCGGCCGATCCGAGCGGCGTCAACGTCCCCGCGTTGTGGATGAACACCACCAGCTCGGGATCGCTGGTCTCGATCCGCTGCTGGAAGTCCTTGTCGACGACCGGCCACGACGCCGGGTCGGCGAGATCGACGGCGACGTGATGCGTCCCCGGCGTACCGCCACGGCGCGAGATGTCGATCAACTCCGCACTCTCGAAC carries:
- a CDS encoding SDR family NAD(P)-dependent oxidoreductase, yielding MTPLRRILVWISGASAGLGAALAATIPFESAELIDISRRGGTPGTHHVAVDLADPASWPVVDKDFQQRIETSDPELVVFIHNAGTLTPLGSADHVDTAQYTRNVMLNSASAQVLGHSFLRAVSGRDCEQHLIMISSGAAIRPHEGEASYCAGKAGIDQWVRTVGLEQRRRSPGCRVISVSPGALDTAMQAELRASDLDEVPEAIRFREMEALGQLSKPENVARIIWSLLDRDLESGSVLHVHDLT